A single genomic interval of Coffea eugenioides isolate CCC68of unplaced genomic scaffold, Ceug_1.0 ScVebR1_149;HRSCAF=605, whole genome shotgun sequence harbors:
- the LOC113755456 gene encoding L-type lectin-domain containing receptor kinase IV.1-like, with translation MSFRLLTVILAYFLVHTAAGTSASDDVGFIYEGFQSSNLSLDGVAKITSNGLLRITNTTSLQTGHGFYPNPIKFKSTSNSSAFSFSTQFVFAMVAGLPGMPGEGMAFVIAPTRGLAEGASTRFLGLFDTSTDGNSTNHVFAVELDTIQNPDFDDINDNHVGIDINSMRSKVSQPASYRANNKSLFDNLTLASGQPMQLWVEYDGVDRRIDVTLAPIAAAKPHTPLLSLRYDLSPILRQTMYVGFSAATSPIDKGIAFTVLGWSFKMNGDAQALDLSRLPKLPRLGPKEVSKFFTVGLPLLSILLLSIVAFGVVYYLRRKWKFAEVLEEWELAYGPHRFKYKDLYIATKGFTQKQLLGEGGFGQVYKGVLPTNRVEVAVKKVSHRARQGMRAFIAEIVSIGRLRHRNLVPLLGYCRRKGELLLVYEFMSNGSLDKFLYNQPNCALNWSQRFRVIKGVASGLLYLHEEWEQVVIHRDVKASNVLLDDELNGRLGDFGLARLYDHGTLPQSTHVAGSLGYLAPEHNRTGMATTSTDVYAYGAFLLEVACGRRPIEPRAEPAESIVLVDWVFSCWKAGCILQAVDHNLGNEYVKEEAELVLKLGLLCSHSEPKIRPSMRQVLLYLEGSVALPDLSSLAMGVSAVGLGFTHPDFEDIKSSFATSTDRCYTPSVADSFLSGGR, from the coding sequence ATGTCATTCAGACTTCTAACAGTAATCTTAGCCTATTTTCTAGTTCACACCGCTGCTGGTACATCAGCTTCTGACGATGTTGGGTTCATCTATGAAGgatttcaatcatcaaatcttagTCTGGATGGAGTAGCCAAAATCACCAGCAATGGCCTCCTACGGATAACCAACACCACCAGCTTACAGACGGGGCATGGCTTCTATCCTAATCCCATCAAATTCAAGAGCACATCTAATAGTTCAGCTTTCTCCTTTTCCACCCAATTTGTGTTTGCTATGGTAGCTGGGCTCCCAGGCATGCCAGGTGAGGGAATGGCTTTTGTGATTGCGCCAACAAGAGGCCTTGCAGAAGGGGCTTCCACACGTTTCCTCGGCCTCTTCGACACAAGCACAGATGGAAACAGTACAAATCACGTTTTTGCAGTGGAGCTTGACACTATCCAAAACCCAGATTTTGACGATATCAATGACAACCATGTTGGTATTGACATTAACTCTATGAGGTCTAAGGTATCCCAGCCAGCAAGTTACCGGGCTAATAACAAGAGTTTATTTGATAACTTAACTCTTGCCAGCGGTCAACCGATGCAACTTTGGGTGGAATACGATGGGGTGGATAGGAGAATCGACGTTACATTAGCTCCAATAGCGGCTGCTAAACCACATACTCCTCTTTTGTCTCTGAGATATGATCTTTCGCCAATTTTACGGCAAACCATGTATGTTGGCTTTTCTGCAGCCACTAGTCCAATCGACAAGGGGATAGCTTTTACTGTACTGGGATGGAGCTTCAAGATGAATGGTGATGCGCAAGCGCTTGATCTCTCTCGGCTCCCCAAGCTTCCTCGGTTGGGACCTAAGGAAGTTTCTAAATTTTTCACCGTGGGATTGCCCCTGCTTTCCATACTTTTGCTGTCGATTGTAGCTTTTGGGGTAGTTTATTATTTAAGGAGGAAGTGGAAGTTTGCAGAAGTGCTGGAAGAATGGGAACTTGCCTATGGGCCTCACAGGTTCAAGTACAAAGATTTATACATTGCCACCAAGGGGTTTACACAAAAACAGCTGTTAGGGGAAGGTGGATTTGGCCAGGTCTACAAAGGCGTGTTGCCGACAAACAGGGTTGAGGTTGCTGTCAAGAAGGTCTCTCATCGAGCAAGACAGGGaatgagagcatttattgcagAAATCGTCAGTATTGGGCGCTTACGCCATAGAAATTTAGTGCCACTCTTGGGTTATTGTAGGCGTAAAGGAGAGTTGCTTTTGGTATACGAGTTCATGTCCAATGGTAGTCTAGACAAGTTTCTGTACAACCAACCAAACTGCGCCCTCAACTGGAGCCAAAGATTTCGAGTCATCAAAGGTGTAGCGTCAGGATTACTTTATCTACACGAAGAATGGGAGCAAGTAGTGATCCACCGAGATGTAAAAGCCAGTAATGTATTGTTAGATGATGAACTGAATGGAAGATTAGGTGATTTCGGCCTGGCAAGGCTATATGATCATGGAACTCTCCCTCAAAGCACCCATGTAGCAGGATCTCTTGGCTACCTTGCCCCTGAGCATAATAGGACTGGGATGGCCACAACGAGCACTGATGTATATGCTTATGGGGCCTTTTTGCTAGAGGTTGCCTGCGGAAGAAGGCCAATAGAACCTCGAGCAGAACCAGCAGAGAGTATCGTTTTGGTTGACTGGGTATTTTCGTGCTGGAAAGCAGGTTGTATACTCCAGGCAGTTGATCATAATTTGGGTAATGAATATGTGAAAGAGGAAGCAGAATTGGTGTTGAAACTGGGCTTGCTATGCTCTCATTCAGAACCAAAGATTAGGCCAAGTATGAGGCAAGTTCTGTTGTACTTGGAGGGATCAGTTGCCTTGCCAGATTTATCATCACTAGCCATGGGCGTTTCTGCTGTTGGCCTTGGCTTCACCCATCCTGACTTCGAAGATATTAAATCGTCATTTGCAACTTCCACAGACAGATGTTACACACCTTCTGTAGCAGACTCCTTTCTCTCTGGTGGTCGGTAA